The Nitrosopumilus cobalaminigenes genome contains a region encoding:
- a CDS encoding S8 family serine peptidase: MPKVAIFFAVLLFSPMIANSHAFIPVDLDQDMENTLSFDSDIIEIDSDFFLENNFKRYLIFGTDLQKNNILKTNSIYNIQSDYGFFSVSVLSESSASNLISQGYYVVEDFKLDYHSSDKEIKDASRIGDITGSDLAKKKYDSSGNGTIIAIVDTGVDFSNPDIQHSLARDKINHPIMLDPDGQGIVLTNATFFAYIDENEIIRNYSKPIPSHMTSSAYVTREGVFLDVSQGGQGSQIPIYNSFFPQIGSSVIFNGTLAIDMKIGDDNRNYIKSKSGIYHLGVIYQGALGGQYAKIQVVPVLVVDSFTSGVYDTIIPDLSTSWEDYTRFDLERGQEPNYDFDFTDEKPIVLGSGKEFLVYDSNDDGKNDYSAGTIGAQVLDVYGVIKNNSTDIDDTLQAINGTLLPGLDSNGEFFGLMTDFMGHGTSSAASITSRGQEVYDIYNNSKKYSITGVAPDAKIVPVKALWFGDTVYGWLWSAGFENKDHTWKFLGQPRVDIISNSWGVSNFPSFKASPGMDILSLILSMLTTPTSLDDDYPGITIISSAGNSGHGYGTIGLPNASPFGISVGATTNNVFVGYGPFKDQPRFGNTTTHSNNVVDFSSRGPGIIGDPKPDVMSIGAHGFVPSNMLKVNKDSKEESFSLFGGTSMAAPIVSGSAAVLIEEMKKQSLDYDSFTIKNILMSTATDLQNDPLTQGSGLTNVETALNYVNGEHGVFIVYNDGSYKNIKNILDPAIEKINSTSIGFEKFNLPIRSFPMTSWFAGHLLPGERTTTTFTIDNPTNDTLTINVKPQTLSLISKTQFNGTTIPQQQDSILNDTGTFIPNYVKLSELGNSSELLTFFNNDDPIPDESSLMILNVNFKFHDFMNSTSDVYADDLKIASLYLYDWLDNNNDTKITSDELSMVNRAGSWGTVQELRVSEPNEKFDGVPLVGVYPVPTRYSYWLGDTKQNSTSMDYTISASHYEKEKWSLLWSKSDTISVPPQDSSTVDMTLVTPNDFQTGVYQGFLTFEGETHTVNAPISFVIKQPVTENDSTILIKGTSSDDVLYGNGYTKGAFDMVNRYMAGDWRQYYFDIQNESINTAAIELSWTSNDTNLSVFVMDPSGEIIQTNVPSGVFGHFMGWASLDWLGNSIFSQGGGFFPVKNKDDTSTVLYVPINQTGTYTLLTHSTLFGGISTTEPITLAAKFTNISPDMNIDSTQNKIEIKPFSTNSEDSETIIETKTPKDSIDSEIEPSFSLGMGIGIVIGIAIGIVLIFIMRQKPPK, encoded by the coding sequence ATGCCCAAAGTGGCGATTTTCTTTGCAGTATTACTTTTTTCACCAATGATTGCAAATTCACATGCTTTCATTCCTGTCGATTTGGACCAAGACATGGAAAACACACTATCCTTTGATTCTGATATTATAGAAATAGACTCTGATTTTTTCTTGGAAAATAATTTCAAAAGATATTTAATTTTTGGTACTGATTTACAAAAAAATAATATTTTAAAAACAAATTCAATTTATAATATTCAATCTGATTATGGATTTTTCTCAGTATCTGTTCTTTCTGAATCTTCTGCTTCTAATTTAATTTCACAAGGGTATTATGTTGTTGAAGATTTTAAATTGGATTATCATTCATCTGATAAAGAAATCAAAGATGCTTCTAGAATTGGTGACATCACTGGTTCTGATTTGGCAAAGAAAAAATATGATTCTTCAGGAAATGGAACCATAATTGCTATTGTTGATACAGGTGTAGACTTTTCAAATCCTGACATTCAACATTCTCTTGCTCGAGATAAAATTAATCATCCTATAATGCTTGATCCGGATGGACAAGGGATTGTTTTAACGAATGCAACTTTCTTTGCATATATTGATGAAAATGAAATTATACGAAATTATAGTAAACCCATTCCTTCTCATATGACATCATCAGCATATGTTACACGTGAAGGTGTATTCCTTGATGTTTCTCAAGGAGGACAAGGAAGCCAGATACCAATATACAATTCCTTTTTTCCACAAATTGGTTCATCAGTAATTTTTAATGGAACTCTTGCTATTGATATGAAAATTGGCGATGATAATAGAAATTATATCAAATCAAAAAGTGGAATTTATCATTTAGGTGTTATTTATCAAGGTGCATTAGGAGGACAATATGCAAAAATACAAGTTGTTCCAGTTCTTGTAGTTGACTCTTTTACATCTGGAGTTTATGACACTATAATTCCTGATTTGAGTACTTCTTGGGAAGATTACACTAGATTTGATCTAGAGCGAGGACAAGAACCAAATTATGATTTTGATTTCACAGATGAGAAACCAATTGTATTAGGAAGTGGAAAAGAATTCCTCGTCTATGATTCAAATGATGATGGAAAAAATGATTACAGTGCGGGAACCATTGGAGCACAAGTTCTTGATGTCTACGGTGTAATTAAAAATAATTCTACAGATATTGATGATACTCTACAAGCAATTAATGGAACTCTTTTACCTGGACTAGACTCAAATGGTGAATTTTTTGGTTTGATGACTGATTTTATGGGTCATGGAACTTCTAGTGCGGCATCTATTACTTCTCGTGGACAAGAAGTTTACGACATTTACAACAACTCAAAAAAATATTCTATTACCGGTGTAGCACCTGATGCAAAAATTGTACCAGTAAAGGCTTTGTGGTTTGGTGATACTGTATACGGATGGTTATGGTCTGCAGGATTTGAAAATAAAGATCACACATGGAAATTTTTGGGTCAACCCAGAGTTGATATAATTTCCAATAGTTGGGGAGTTTCAAATTTTCCTTCCTTCAAAGCATCTCCTGGAATGGATATTCTATCACTAATTCTAAGTATGTTGACAACCCCTACTTCTTTGGATGATGATTATCCTGGAATTACAATAATTTCCAGTGCAGGAAATTCTGGTCATGGATATGGTACAATTGGATTGCCTAATGCATCACCATTTGGAATTTCAGTAGGTGCCACAACAAACAATGTTTTTGTTGGATATGGACCTTTCAAAGATCAACCTAGATTTGGAAATACAACAACTCATTCAAACAATGTAGTTGATTTTTCTAGTAGAGGACCAGGAATAATTGGAGATCCAAAACCTGATGTTATGAGTATAGGGGCTCATGGATTTGTTCCATCAAACATGTTAAAAGTAAACAAAGATTCCAAAGAAGAATCCTTTTCATTATTTGGAGGTACTAGTATGGCTGCACCGATTGTATCTGGAAGTGCAGCAGTTCTAATTGAAGAAATGAAAAAACAATCTTTAGACTATGATTCTTTCACTATCAAAAATATCTTAATGTCTACTGCAACTGATCTTCAGAATGATCCACTTACTCAAGGATCTGGTTTGACAAATGTTGAAACTGCATTGAATTATGTAAATGGGGAACATGGAGTTTTTATTGTGTACAATGATGGTTCGTATAAAAATATAAAAAATATACTTGACCCTGCAATAGAAAAAATTAATTCCACTTCAATAGGATTTGAAAAATTTAATCTACCTATACGTTCATTTCCAATGACAAGCTGGTTTGCAGGACATTTACTTCCTGGAGAACGAACAACAACAACTTTCACTATTGACAACCCTACAAATGATACTCTTACAATCAATGTAAAGCCACAAACTTTGTCTTTAATCTCAAAAACACAATTTAACGGTACTACAATTCCTCAACAACAAGATTCTATCTTAAATGATACTGGTACATTCATTCCAAATTATGTTAAATTATCTGAACTTGGAAACTCTTCTGAACTATTGACATTTTTTAATAATGATGATCCTATCCCTGATGAATCTTCTTTAATGATTCTAAATGTTAATTTTAAATTTCATGATTTTATGAATAGTACCTCTGATGTTTATGCAGATGATTTGAAAATTGCCTCTCTGTACCTTTATGATTGGCTTGATAATAATAACGATACAAAAATTACAAGTGATGAACTTTCAATGGTGAATAGAGCCGGATCTTGGGGAACTGTTCAAGAACTTAGAGTTTCAGAACCTAATGAAAAATTTGATGGAGTTCCACTTGTTGGTGTTTACCCTGTTCCAACCAGATATTCATATTGGTTAGGTGATACAAAACAAAATTCTACATCAATGGATTACACAATTTCTGCTAGTCATTATGAAAAAGAAAAATGGTCATTACTTTGGTCTAAATCTGATACAATTTCCGTTCCTCCTCAAGATTCATCAACTGTTGATATGACATTAGTAACTCCAAATGATTTTCAAACTGGAGTCTATCAGGGTTTTTTAACTTTTGAAGGTGAGACACATACTGTTAATGCCCCGATATCCTTTGTCATTAAACAACCTGTCACTGAAAATGATTCTACAATTCTAATCAAAGGAACTTCTAGTGATGATGTTCTTTATGGAAATGGATACACAAAAGGTGCATTTGATATGGTTAATAGATACATGGCAGGTGATTGGAGACAATATTATTTTGATATTCAAAATGAATCTATCAATACAGCAGCTATAGAACTTTCATGGACAAGTAATGACACAAATCTATCTGTATTTGTTATGGATCCGTCTGGAGAAATAATACAAACTAATGTTCCGTCTGGAGTCTTTGGACATTTTATGGGATGGGCTTCGCTTGATTGGCTTGGTAATTCAATTTTTAGTCAAGGTGGAGGTTTTTTCCCAGTGAAAAATAAAGATGATACTTCAACTGTTTTGTATGTGCCAATAAATCAAACTGGTACTTACACACTTTTAACACATTCAACTTTGTTTGGTGGAATTTCAACTACTGAGCCAATTACACTTGCAGCAAAATTTACAAATATTTCTCCTGACATGAACATTGATTCAACTCAAAATAAAATTGAAATAAAACCATTCTCAACAAATTCTGAAGATTCTGAAACGATCATTGAAACAAAAACTCCAAAAGATTCTATTGATTCTGAAATAGAGCCCTCATTTAGTCTTGGTATGGGAATTGGTATAGTCATTGGAATTGCGATCGGAATTGTTTTGATTTTCATCATGAGACAAAAACCTCCTAAATAA
- a CDS encoding methyl-accepting chemotaxis protein, with amino-acid sequence MKFKILFSCLFVLLIINIPNSFAEELVLSTNSKVYSPAHNLQVYGNGLPEENLIIRVFAPDESIAKFDQITTEKDGSFNYALLTWPEPSTDFPYGTYTVEVISTEQNGASQKIDIKFSSTTDLLDVTVERFVNTLVFAPETAAIGQPIRVFVQTTSDGLLIGNEPKELLGTTHVHLPSGISVTLTNSFKTLHQGLYYVDYTPIEEGTHVFHVVAFSQGTTSHGSAATNVLSQDLGGISDQIIKLNSILDETSSELDILKSEIAGFDTTLEYASSQIDENIGTFALSAKSISESSAQLNALLLPIIASVGLIVALQVAILARRR; translated from the coding sequence TTGAAATTTAAAATTCTTTTTTCGTGTCTTTTTGTTCTATTAATAATAAACATACCGAATTCTTTTGCAGAAGAATTAGTTTTATCTACAAATAGTAAAGTGTATTCTCCTGCACATAACTTACAAGTTTATGGAAATGGCTTACCTGAAGAAAATCTAATAATTAGAGTTTTTGCACCAGATGAGTCTATTGCAAAATTTGACCAAATAACTACTGAAAAAGATGGTTCATTTAATTATGCATTATTAACATGGCCTGAACCATCAACTGATTTCCCATATGGAACATATACTGTTGAAGTGATCAGTACAGAACAAAATGGTGCATCACAAAAAATTGATATTAAATTTTCATCTACCACAGACTTACTTGATGTGACTGTAGAAAGATTTGTGAATACTTTAGTTTTCGCTCCTGAAACTGCAGCAATTGGTCAACCAATTCGAGTTTTTGTTCAAACAACTAGTGATGGCCTTTTAATTGGAAATGAACCTAAGGAATTATTGGGAACAACACATGTTCATCTCCCATCTGGAATATCTGTTACATTGACAAATTCATTCAAAACATTACATCAGGGATTATACTATGTAGATTACACTCCAATTGAAGAAGGAACCCATGTATTTCATGTAGTGGCATTTAGTCAAGGAACAACATCTCATGGCTCTGCTGCAACTAATGTCTTAAGCCAAGATTTGGGTGGTATTTCTGATCAAATAATTAAACTGAACTCAATTTTAGATGAAACATCAAGCGAACTAGATATTCTAAAATCTGAAATTGCAGGATTTGACACAACTTTAGAATATGCAAGTAGCCAAATTGATGAAAATATTGGAACTTTTGCACTATCCGCAAAATCTATCAGTGAATCTTCTGCACAACTTAACGCATTGTTATTACCCATCATTGCATCAGTTGGATTAATTGTTGCACTACAAGTGGCAATCCTTGCAAGAAGAAGATAG
- a CDS encoding ThiF family adenylyltransferase has protein sequence MANITFTIPSVLNAGGGEKKIEISAESLQDAFSKISEQLGDDFKRRVLEGDGTPRSLINIYINGKNAKFANGIDTSLNDGDEVYILPAVAGGSEELSPKELDKYSRQVMLEEIGYGGQLKLKNAKVCVVGTGGLGHPIISRLATMGVGTLRIVDRDVIELSNLHRQMMFDEDDVGQVKVEVVAKKLQKLNPDCNVEALAVSVNDYTALEVVEGCDVVIDALDSVNARYALNKACVKFEIPFVTGAAVGTSGQAFTILPKKSACYFCMFPELDEDTMPTCSIEGVHPPILSIVGAIEVAEAVKIILGKIPNLSQRILHIDLENLDFNSTRTFRADECPICGSGKLDVVTKEELILEELCGRNRGKRTYSITPTETFDLDVNGVTAIGKQKGFTVDNQGDLGLSLRTNELSVSFMKRGSAVVVGPKDETDAISLYKTLLGKEIKA, from the coding sequence ATGGCAAATATCACATTCACTATTCCATCTGTTCTAAATGCTGGCGGTGGTGAGAAAAAAATTGAAATCTCTGCAGAGTCTTTACAGGATGCATTTTCAAAAATTTCTGAACAATTAGGTGATGATTTTAAGCGTAGAGTTTTAGAAGGTGATGGAACTCCCAGATCTTTGATTAATATTTACATTAATGGCAAAAATGCAAAATTTGCAAATGGTATTGACACTTCTCTAAATGATGGTGATGAAGTTTACATATTGCCTGCGGTTGCAGGTGGTTCAGAAGAATTATCCCCAAAAGAACTTGACAAATATTCAAGACAAGTGATGCTAGAAGAAATTGGATATGGTGGACAATTAAAATTAAAAAATGCTAAAGTTTGTGTTGTTGGAACAGGTGGTTTAGGACACCCAATAATTTCTAGATTGGCTACAATGGGAGTTGGAACTTTGCGTATTGTTGATAGAGATGTAATCGAACTATCAAATTTACATAGACAAATGATGTTTGATGAGGATGATGTTGGTCAAGTTAAAGTTGAAGTAGTTGCAAAAAAATTACAGAAACTAAATCCTGACTGTAATGTTGAAGCTTTAGCTGTATCTGTAAATGATTATACTGCATTAGAAGTTGTTGAAGGTTGTGATGTTGTAATTGATGCACTTGATAGTGTTAATGCAAGATATGCATTGAATAAAGCATGTGTGAAGTTTGAAATCCCATTTGTTACAGGAGCTGCAGTTGGAACATCTGGACAAGCGTTTACTATTTTACCAAAAAAATCTGCATGTTACTTTTGCATGTTCCCTGAATTAGATGAGGATACAATGCCAACATGTAGTATTGAAGGCGTTCACCCCCCAATTCTTTCTATTGTTGGTGCAATTGAAGTTGCAGAAGCTGTTAAAATTATTCTTGGAAAAATTCCTAATCTCTCTCAGAGAATTCTACATATTGATTTAGAAAATCTTGATTTCAATAGTACTAGAACATTTAGAGCTGATGAATGTCCAATATGTGGTTCAGGTAAACTAGATGTTGTTACAAAAGAAGAATTAATTTTAGAAGAACTATGTGGGCGCAATCGTGGAAAGAGAACTTACTCTATTACTCCGACGGAAACATTTGATCTTGATGTAAATGGTGTTACTGCTATTGGAAAACAAAAAGGTTTCACTGTTGATAATCAGGGTGACTTGGGATTATCTTTGAGAACAAATGAATTATCTGTTAGTTTTATGAAAAGAGGGTCAGCTGTTGTAGTTGGTCCAAAAGATGAGACTGATGCTATATCATTATACAAAACTCTTCTTGGAAAAGAGATCAAGGCATAA
- a CDS encoding threonine synthase, producing the protein MTRTSLQCRECKKEYDTAFKYVCEDCFGPLDVKYDFPTLTKDTFANREQTYWRYFELLPIEDKSNIVSIGAGMTPLIKADNLGKKLGLNNLYIKNDSVNPTFSFKDRPAGVAISKAKEFGLTAVGCASTGNLASATAAHAAKAGLPCHVFAPSNIEMAKIAQALSYGANYIAVDGTYDDANRIAAQIGDSKGIGVVNINMRSHYVEGSKTFSYEVAEQLDWQIPDQLIIPVGSGAMLNAICKGFEELQTVSLLDNVSNIHMIAAQPHGCAPIVDAFKKNSKEVIPVENPDTVAKSLAIGDPGDGRYVLKRLEQYNGFAEESNNKEILDAILLLAQTEGIFTEPAGGVSISVLQKMVEQGKIDANDKVVCYVTGNGLKATESIMEVLQKPTVMKADIGEISAVVN; encoded by the coding sequence TTGACTAGAACATCATTACAATGTAGAGAATGTAAAAAAGAATATGACACTGCTTTCAAGTATGTTTGTGAAGACTGTTTTGGTCCACTTGATGTAAAATATGATTTTCCCACACTTACTAAAGATACGTTTGCAAATCGTGAACAAACCTATTGGCGATATTTTGAATTACTTCCAATAGAAGATAAATCAAACATTGTAAGCATTGGTGCAGGTATGACTCCTCTTATCAAAGCTGATAATTTGGGAAAAAAATTAGGATTAAACAATCTTTACATAAAAAATGATTCTGTAAATCCAACATTTTCTTTCAAAGATAGACCTGCAGGAGTTGCAATATCAAAAGCAAAAGAATTTGGATTAACTGCAGTTGGTTGTGCGTCAACTGGAAATTTAGCATCAGCTACTGCAGCGCATGCAGCAAAAGCTGGATTGCCATGTCATGTATTTGCACCAAGTAATATTGAGATGGCTAAAATTGCTCAAGCATTATCATATGGTGCAAACTACATTGCAGTTGATGGAACATATGACGATGCAAATAGAATTGCTGCACAAATTGGAGACAGTAAAGGAATTGGTGTAGTAAACATTAACATGCGTTCTCATTATGTTGAAGGATCCAAAACATTTTCGTATGAAGTTGCAGAACAACTTGATTGGCAAATACCTGATCAATTGATTATTCCTGTAGGAAGTGGTGCAATGCTTAATGCAATTTGTAAAGGATTTGAAGAATTACAGACTGTTTCCTTACTTGATAATGTTTCAAATATCCATATGATTGCTGCACAACCACATGGTTGTGCACCTATAGTTGATGCATTTAAGAAAAATAGTAAGGAAGTAATCCCAGTTGAAAATCCTGACACCGTTGCAAAAAGTTTAGCAATAGGTGATCCTGGAGATGGTAGATATGTTTTGAAACGATTAGAACAGTATAATGGATTTGCAGAAGAATCAAACAATAAAGAAATACTTGATGCAATTTTATTACTTGCACAGACTGAAGGAATATTTACAGAACCTGCAGGAGGGGTTTCAATATCTGTTCTTCAAAAAATGGTTGAACAAGGAAAGATTGATGCAAATGACAAAGTAGTATGCTATGTTACTGGTAATGGATTAAAAGCAACTGAATCTATAATGGAAGTATTACAAAAACCAACTGTGATGAAAGCTGACATTGGTGAAATATCGGCGGTAGTAAACTAA
- the hisI gene encoding phosphoribosyl-AMP cyclohydrolase: MEKSIHDIDFEKSDSLVPVIVQDANTKDVLTLAYANKESLELAKKTGNSWFWSRSRNKLWMKGEESGNTQKIKEILVDCDSDAIIYLVEPSGPACHTGEKVCFHNNLK, encoded by the coding sequence ATGGAAAAATCAATTCATGATATTGACTTTGAAAAAAGTGATAGTTTGGTTCCAGTAATTGTTCAGGATGCAAATACAAAAGATGTTCTTACATTAGCTTATGCCAATAAAGAATCATTAGAACTTGCCAAAAAAACTGGCAATTCTTGGTTTTGGAGTCGTTCTAGAAATAAACTTTGGATGAAAGGAGAAGAGTCTGGTAACACTCAAAAAATTAAAGAGATTTTGGTTGATTGTGATTCAGATGCAATAATTTATCTTGTTGAACCATCAGGACCTGCATGCCATACCGGTGAAAAAGTTTGTTTTCACAATAACTTAAAATAA
- the hisF gene encoding imidazole glycerol phosphate synthase subunit HisF, protein MTLTKRIIPCLDVKNGRVVKGLNFESIKDAGDPVELAEKYSNEGADELVFLDITASDEQRKTIKDLVRKVASVIDIPFTVGGGVKSLEDARNILLNGADKVGINTGAIKNPKVITELMELFGRQCVVVAVDAKRNYNIDETKNIFNEDGKQFWFEVFIYGGKEGTGIDVIDWIKESENLGAGEILLTSIDKDGTKDGYDVLLTKSVVDSVSIPVIASGGCGKPEDMVDIFKESNVDAALAASIFHYETHGVNGVKSYLKDREIPVRL, encoded by the coding sequence ATGACATTAACAAAAAGAATTATTCCTTGTCTTGATGTAAAAAATGGAAGAGTGGTAAAGGGATTAAATTTTGAATCCATTAAGGATGCAGGTGATCCAGTAGAGCTTGCAGAAAAATATAGTAATGAAGGTGCTGATGAACTAGTTTTTTTGGATATTACTGCATCTGATGAACAACGAAAAACAATCAAAGACTTGGTAAGAAAAGTTGCATCAGTAATTGATATTCCATTCACTGTTGGTGGCGGAGTCAAATCTCTAGAAGATGCTAGAAATATTTTACTAAATGGAGCTGATAAGGTCGGAATCAACACTGGAGCAATTAAAAATCCTAAAGTGATTACAGAATTAATGGAATTATTTGGTCGACAATGTGTTGTGGTTGCAGTTGACGCAAAAAGAAATTACAATATTGATGAAACAAAAAATATTTTCAATGAAGATGGAAAACAATTTTGGTTTGAAGTTTTCATTTATGGCGGAAAAGAAGGAACAGGAATTGATGTCATAGATTGGATAAAAGAATCAGAAAATTTAGGGGCTGGAGAGATTTTACTAACTAGTATTGATAAAGATGGTACAAAGGATGGATATGATGTATTGTTGACAAAATCTGTAGTAGATTCTGTTTCTATACCTGTTATTGCTTCAGGAGGATGTGGTAAACCTGAAGACATGGTTGATATTTTCAAGGAATCTAATGTCGATGCTGCTTTAGCTGCTTCAATATTTCATTATGAAACACATGGAGTAAATGGTGTTAAATCCTATCTGAAAGATAGGGAAATTCCTGTAAGATTATAA
- the hisA gene encoding 1-(5-phosphoribosyl)-5-[(5-phosphoribosylamino)methylideneamino]imidazole-4-carboxamide isomerase: MKIIPAIDLMDGKVVRLYKGDPNQKTIYSENPVDIAKQWESAGADILHLVDLDATLGIGSNLEMIKKILETLTIPVEVAGGLRDKSLVLEMAKLSERVVLGTLAFKDKPLLKLLLSELGPEKIVISVDHKDGEIVIHGWQKGTGIKLIPAIKEFLEMGFTEFLLTNVSRDGTMEGPDLEFLEQACNLSNANVIASGGISNISDVKDVKEKSAFGVILGKALYEKKISIEEAKKIS; the protein is encoded by the coding sequence ATGAAAATAATACCTGCAATTGATCTAATGGATGGTAAAGTAGTTAGATTGTACAAAGGTGATCCAAATCAAAAGACCATTTATAGCGAAAACCCTGTAGATATTGCTAAACAATGGGAATCTGCAGGAGCAGACATACTTCATTTGGTAGATTTGGATGCTACTCTTGGAATTGGTTCAAATCTAGAAATGATCAAAAAAATTCTAGAAACACTAACAATTCCAGTTGAGGTTGCTGGTGGATTACGAGATAAATCATTAGTTTTGGAGATGGCTAAACTGTCAGAAAGAGTAGTGTTGGGAACGTTGGCATTCAAAGACAAACCTCTTTTGAAATTATTATTATCTGAACTTGGCCCAGAAAAAATTGTTATTTCAGTTGATCATAAAGATGGCGAGATTGTTATTCACGGTTGGCAAAAAGGTACAGGAATAAAATTAATTCCTGCAATTAAAGAATTTCTTGAAATGGGTTTTACCGAATTTTTATTAACAAATGTTAGTCGTGATGGAACTATGGAAGGACCTGATTTGGAATTTTTAGAGCAGGCATGTAACTTGTCAAATGCAAATGTAATAGCAAGTGGAGGAATTTCAAATATCTCTGATGTTAAAGATGTAAAAGAAAAAAGTGCTTTTGGAGTAATCCTTGGAAAAGCACTATATGAGAAAAAAATTTCCATTGAAGAGGCAAAAAAAATATCATGA
- the hisH gene encoding imidazole glycerol phosphate synthase subunit HisH: MVSVAIFDYGAGNIFSLKNSLEKVGAIVDVITNFNDKNTYSGLLLPGVGNFDPAMNSIRDFSKIQFQEYVGNMPVLGICLGMEMFFEKSEEGKEKGLNVIDGEVIVLPSSMKVPHMGWNNLEIKKPGKILEGVENNSWAYFVHSYRVKPDSNDVITAESDYGIKVPAVVEHDNFFGTQFHPEKSSTVGKIMLENFLKECRQ; this comes from the coding sequence ATGGTAAGTGTTGCAATTTTTGATTATGGTGCTGGAAATATTTTCAGCCTAAAAAATTCTCTTGAAAAAGTTGGAGCTATAGTAGATGTAATTACTAATTTTAATGATAAAAATACCTATTCAGGATTATTACTTCCTGGTGTAGGAAATTTTGATCCTGCAATGAACAGCATTAGAGATTTCTCAAAAATTCAATTTCAAGAATATGTAGGTAATATGCCTGTACTAGGAATTTGTCTTGGAATGGAGATGTTTTTTGAAAAAAGTGAAGAAGGAAAGGAGAAAGGATTGAATGTAATTGATGGTGAAGTAATTGTATTACCATCATCAATGAAAGTGCCTCACATGGGTTGGAATAATCTTGAGATAAAAAAACCAGGAAAAATTCTTGAAGGAGTTGAAAATAATTCTTGGGCTTATTTTGTTCACTCGTATAGAGTTAAACCTGATTCAAATGATGTGATAACTGCAGAATCTGATTATGGAATTAAAGTTCCAGCTGTAGTAGAACATGATAATTTCTTTGGCACTCAATTTCATCCTGAAAAGTCTAGTACTGTGGGAAAAATAATGCTAGAGAATTTCCTCAAAGAGTGTAGGCAATGA
- the hisB gene encoding imidazoleglycerol-phosphate dehydratase HisB, whose translation MAPRKASIKRNTKETSVSVSVNLDGSGKTSIKTGINFLDHLIISFGKHGMMDIKVDAKSNDGIEHHLIEDTAITIGQTIDKALSSRRGITRFSYASVPMDESLAEASIDLVKRPYWKLTLSIKRNKIEDVSKEDLEHFFQSLLQNLNSCIHLTVKYGDNDHHKVEAAIKSLAVALRNASTLDKKQKGIPSTKGSM comes from the coding sequence ATGGCACCAAGAAAGGCATCAATTAAACGAAATACAAAGGAAACTAGCGTATCTGTATCCGTTAATTTGGATGGATCTGGTAAAACATCTATCAAAACTGGAATTAATTTCCTTGATCACTTGATTATATCATTTGGAAAACATGGGATGATGGATATCAAAGTTGATGCAAAATCAAATGATGGAATTGAACACCACTTGATAGAAGATACTGCAATTACAATTGGACAAACAATTGACAAGGCATTAAGCTCTAGACGTGGGATTACAAGATTTAGTTATGCTTCTGTACCGATGGATGAATCCCTTGCTGAGGCTTCAATTGATTTAGTTAAAAGACCATATTGGAAGTTAACGCTATCTATCAAACGAAATAAAATTGAGGATGTATCAAAAGAAGATTTAGAGCATTTCTTCCAATCTTTGCTACAAAATCTCAATAGTTGTATTCACCTTACTGTAAAGTATGGAGATAATGATCACCACAAAGTAGAGGCTGCAATAAAATCACTTGCTGTTGCATTGAGAAATGCATCTACACTTGATAAAAAACAGAAAGGAATTCCAAGTACAAAAGGTTCAATGTAA